One window from the genome of Jiangella alba encodes:
- a CDS encoding cob(I)yrinic acid a,c-diamide adenosyltransferase yields MVRLTKIYTRTGDDGSTGLGDFSRTRKTDPRLVAYADANEANAAIGVVVALERSGGGGGGLGPEVLAVLLRVQNDLFDVGADLCVPLKAEYEYPPLRVQPAWIDELEADCDRYNAEVPKLTSFILPGGSVAAAQLHVATTVVRRAERSAWAAVEQYGTGDIDGVNPLTAKYLNRLSDLLFILSRYANRDAGDVLWQPGGGRAEPQPRQRAR; encoded by the coding sequence ATGGTGAGGCTGACGAAGATCTACACCCGCACCGGCGACGACGGCTCCACCGGGCTGGGCGACTTCAGCCGCACCCGTAAGACCGATCCGCGTCTGGTCGCCTACGCCGATGCCAATGAGGCGAACGCGGCGATCGGTGTGGTGGTCGCGTTGGAGCGGTCCGGCGGCGGGGGCGGTGGCCTCGGCCCGGAGGTGCTGGCCGTGCTGCTGCGGGTGCAGAACGACCTGTTCGACGTGGGTGCTGATCTCTGTGTGCCGTTGAAGGCCGAGTACGAGTATCCGCCGCTGCGGGTGCAGCCGGCCTGGATCGACGAGCTTGAGGCGGACTGTGACCGGTACAACGCCGAGGTGCCGAAGCTGACGTCGTTCATCCTGCCCGGTGGCAGTGTCGCGGCCGCGCAGTTGCACGTCGCGACGACGGTGGTGCGGCGGGCCGAGCGGTCGGCGTGGGCGGCGGTCGAGCAGTACGGCACCGGTGACATCGACGGTGTCAATCCGCTCACCGCGAAGTACCTGAACCGGCTCTCGGACCTGTTGTTCATCCTGTCCCGCTATGCCAACCGCGACGCGGGCGACGTGCTCTGGCAGCCGGGCGGTGGCCGCGCGGAACCGCAGCCGAGGCAGCGGGCGCGCTAG
- a CDS encoding ABC transporter permease, whose amino-acid sequence MLPIARSELIQIFRNRLVLVTGLIIPVAVSAFFVYRHEIFAEAASLGYIAAIVMFTVMAFGLYTTAVTTLASRRQNLFLKRLRSTAAGDADIITGLLLPVTVIALVQVTVILIVLGVVATQPAQVPLLAAAVLATLAMMVALALATAGLTNSPEHAQVTTLPISLLVIAVASWVGITGTEDLAPLKRVLPGGSATELVINAWDGGVAVADSLVLLVPTLAWVVVAVALAGRMFRWEPRR is encoded by the coding sequence ATGCTCCCGATCGCTCGAAGCGAGCTGATCCAGATCTTCCGGAACCGGCTCGTGCTGGTCACCGGCCTCATCATCCCGGTCGCCGTCAGCGCGTTCTTCGTCTACCGGCACGAGATCTTCGCCGAGGCCGCCAGCCTTGGCTACATCGCCGCGATCGTCATGTTCACCGTGATGGCCTTCGGGCTCTACACCACGGCCGTGACCACTCTGGCCTCGCGCCGGCAGAACCTCTTCCTCAAACGGCTCCGCTCCACCGCCGCGGGCGATGCCGACATCATCACCGGGTTGCTCCTGCCGGTCACCGTCATCGCGCTGGTCCAGGTGACCGTCATCCTGATCGTGCTGGGCGTCGTGGCCACCCAACCGGCCCAGGTGCCGCTGCTGGCGGCGGCGGTCCTGGCCACGCTGGCCATGATGGTCGCCCTGGCGCTCGCCACGGCGGGACTCACGAACTCGCCGGAGCACGCGCAGGTGACCACGTTGCCGATCAGCCTCCTGGTGATCGCGGTCGCCAGCTGGGTGGGCATCACCGGCACCGAGGACCTCGCGCCGCTCAAGCGGGTGCTGCCCGGCGGCTCGGCGACCGAGCTGGTGATCAACGCATGGGACGGCGGTGTGGCCGTCGCGGACTCCCTGGTGCTGCTGGTACCCACCCTGGCCTGGGTCGTCGTGGCCGTGGCGCTGGCCGGGCGGATGTTCCGCTGGGAGCCGCGGCGCTGA
- a CDS encoding ATP-binding protein, whose product MGRRAERETVEHVLTRAQAGHSEVLVVRGEAGIGKTALLEHARDTAVASGFRSEFAVGVESETQFAFAGLHQLCAPLLDRAGALPEPQQTALNVAFGLRSGAAPERFLVGLATLNLLAEAAEEQPLLCLVDDAQWLDQASAQVLAFVARRVAAEQLVLVFGLRDPGEEEVLPFAGLPELWLGGLSEADARALLAAVSTPLDDGVRDRIVAEARGNPLALLELPRSTHPAELAGGFELPDVLGAPRRVELSFQDRFSGLPVETQVLMLAAAAEPTGEVALLWRAAAQLGIAREAAAPAEAAGLLEIGTRVRFRHPLVRSAVYRAATSPDQRRVHGALAAATDPRADPDRHAWHRAHAVLGTDEDAAAELERSAGRARARGGLAAAAAFLQQAADLTPEPARRTSRALAAAYAKHEAGATEAALELLDVAASGPLDALQRARLELLRAQIAFHLSRGRDGPWMLLDAAKTLAPLDAALARETYLRALDAAIVTGAPGRGVPAVAEAARAAPPPPTSPEPADELLDGLVTTFTQGYEAGVPGLRRALTAFAGHEPPADAVGDSDSHRWLWLASRTAMAVFDDESAHLLADRHVRLAREAGALATLPAALLVQSVMLVISGEFARASELAAAQTSITASTTALPLLHAQLILAAWRGRSHETAEIHTTIARETAGHGHDTEVSLAQYALAVLHNGRGDYQAAQAAAARAFESDELTYSNLAHSELIEAASRTGQPELAADALDQLSSRALASGTPWGLGLAARSRALTSTGPVAEEHYREAIEQLRNCRMAGHLARAHLVYGEWLRREGRRQAARAQLRTAHDLLSEMGAEAFAARAGRELRATGEHPRKRTAQPTDVLTAHELHIARLVATGATSREVGAQLFLSPRTIEAHLRNIFRKLGITSRRQLRELRLP is encoded by the coding sequence GTGGGCCGACGCGCGGAGCGCGAGACGGTCGAGCACGTGCTGACCCGGGCGCAGGCCGGGCACAGCGAGGTACTGGTGGTGCGCGGCGAAGCGGGCATCGGGAAGACCGCACTGCTGGAGCACGCCCGCGACACCGCGGTCGCATCGGGGTTCCGGTCCGAGTTCGCGGTCGGCGTGGAGTCCGAGACGCAGTTCGCGTTCGCGGGCCTGCACCAGTTGTGCGCGCCGCTGCTCGACCGGGCCGGCGCGCTGCCCGAGCCGCAGCAGACCGCCCTGAACGTGGCGTTCGGGCTGCGCAGTGGCGCCGCACCGGAACGGTTCCTGGTCGGGCTGGCCACCCTCAACCTGCTGGCCGAGGCCGCCGAGGAGCAGCCACTGCTGTGCCTCGTCGACGACGCGCAGTGGCTGGACCAGGCGTCCGCACAGGTGCTCGCGTTCGTGGCGCGGCGGGTCGCGGCCGAGCAGTTGGTGCTGGTGTTCGGGCTGCGTGACCCCGGGGAGGAGGAGGTCCTGCCGTTCGCCGGGCTGCCCGAGCTGTGGCTGGGCGGGCTGAGCGAGGCCGACGCGCGGGCGCTGCTGGCCGCCGTCAGCACACCGCTGGACGACGGGGTGCGCGACCGGATCGTCGCCGAGGCACGGGGGAACCCGCTGGCGCTGCTGGAGTTGCCCCGAAGTACGCACCCAGCCGAGCTCGCCGGCGGGTTCGAGCTGCCCGACGTTCTGGGTGCGCCGCGTCGCGTGGAGCTCAGCTTCCAGGACCGCTTCAGTGGCCTGCCGGTCGAGACGCAGGTGCTGATGCTGGCCGCCGCGGCCGAGCCGACCGGTGAGGTGGCGCTGCTGTGGCGGGCGGCCGCGCAACTGGGAATCGCCCGCGAGGCGGCCGCGCCCGCGGAGGCCGCGGGGTTGCTGGAGATCGGCACCCGCGTGCGGTTCCGCCATCCGCTGGTGCGCTCGGCGGTCTACCGGGCCGCCACCTCGCCGGACCAGCGCCGCGTTCACGGCGCGCTGGCCGCCGCCACCGACCCGCGAGCCGACCCCGACCGGCACGCGTGGCATCGCGCGCACGCCGTGCTGGGCACCGACGAGGACGCCGCCGCGGAGCTGGAGCGCTCGGCCGGCCGGGCCCGCGCCCGCGGCGGACTGGCCGCCGCGGCCGCGTTCCTGCAGCAGGCAGCCGACCTGACGCCCGAGCCTGCCCGGCGCACCAGCCGGGCGCTGGCGGCCGCGTATGCCAAGCACGAGGCCGGTGCGACCGAGGCCGCCCTGGAGCTGCTGGACGTCGCCGCGTCCGGGCCGCTGGACGCGCTGCAACGCGCCCGCCTCGAACTGCTCCGGGCCCAGATCGCGTTCCACCTGAGCCGGGGCAGGGACGGGCCGTGGATGCTGCTGGACGCCGCCAAGACGCTCGCCCCACTGGACGCGGCCCTGGCGCGTGAAACCTACCTGCGCGCGCTCGACGCGGCGATCGTCACCGGCGCCCCCGGCCGGGGCGTGCCGGCGGTGGCCGAAGCCGCCCGGGCCGCGCCGCCACCACCTACGTCGCCGGAGCCGGCGGACGAGTTGCTCGACGGCCTGGTGACGACCTTCACGCAGGGATACGAGGCGGGCGTACCCGGGTTGCGCCGGGCGTTGACGGCGTTCGCCGGCCACGAGCCACCCGCGGACGCCGTGGGCGACAGCGACAGCCACCGCTGGCTCTGGCTGGCCAGCCGCACCGCGATGGCGGTCTTCGACGACGAGTCGGCCCACCTCCTTGCCGACCGTCACGTCCGGCTCGCCCGTGAGGCCGGCGCGTTGGCCACGCTCCCCGCCGCACTCCTCGTCCAGTCCGTCATGCTGGTGATCTCCGGCGAGTTCGCCCGGGCCTCCGAGCTGGCCGCCGCGCAGACCTCCATCACGGCCTCGACGACGGCGTTGCCGCTGCTCCACGCCCAGCTCATCCTCGCTGCCTGGCGCGGCCGCTCGCACGAGACCGCCGAGATCCACACGACCATCGCCCGGGAGACCGCCGGACACGGGCACGACACCGAGGTCTCCCTGGCGCAGTACGCCCTGGCGGTCCTGCACAACGGCCGGGGCGACTACCAGGCGGCCCAGGCCGCCGCGGCGCGGGCGTTCGAGTCCGACGAGCTGACGTACAGCAACCTGGCCCACTCCGAACTCATCGAGGCGGCGTCCCGTACCGGCCAGCCGGAGCTCGCGGCCGACGCGCTGGACCAGCTCAGCTCACGCGCTCTCGCCAGCGGCACCCCGTGGGGGCTCGGGCTGGCGGCCCGTTCGCGGGCGCTGACCAGCACCGGGCCCGTCGCCGAGGAGCACTATCGCGAGGCGATCGAGCAGCTGCGAAACTGCCGGATGGCCGGCCATCTCGCACGCGCCCACCTCGTCTACGGTGAGTGGCTGCGGCGCGAAGGCCGCCGCCAGGCCGCGCGCGCCCAGTTGCGCACCGCCCACGACCTGTTGTCGGAGATGGGCGCCGAGGCATTCGCCGCGCGGGCGGGCCGCGAGCTGCGCGCCACCGGTGAGCACCCGCGCAAACGGACCGCGCAGCCCACCGACGTGCTCACCGCCCACGAACTGCACATCGCGAGACTGGTCGCCACCGGGGCGACGTCCCGGGAGGTCGGTGCGCAGCTGTTCCTGAGCCCCCGCACGATCGAGGCCCACCTGCGCAACATCTTCCGCAAGCTGGGCATCACATCCCGCCGGCAGCTCAGGGAACTGCGGCTTCCCTGA
- a CDS encoding amidohydrolase family protein translates to MNDATPTTILAGTVLSMTDRGVLRDQAITVADGRITRVAPRAEHEITGPVVDWRDRTILPGLADCHVHVEDRADMLGYLAHGVTLVRNMRGKPWHLDWRRRVAEGAELGPYVVTSTAMADGRGAPGTTVWPDSAQITDRASAHAAVRRWAELGYQQVKAYQWLSAEALKGLGEACRDTGLPLVGHCPQALTVHQAIDRGQTGFEHLNNYEYGSLRPASQERLDAFFAQGFSYGRGRNRFSPEAAQAASDIDDHKIAALAQRMAAENITSCPTLIVLDRLLGHRDFTDPRLRLTDPVLARTWRPENDFRIMALTPGELQGTADLFHERSRRILAALRDAGAPVLVGTDTHNAFVFHGSSLVEELELMTGAGYTSAELVRLATRGAADYFGLTDRGRVDAGFVADLVAVTGDPLASVAALKDPAAVVVGGTVLERPRLDALLDEVETLVHAEPDRARLRPVPSGERLVGEYERTNFGRTDAATRISSHSGGGATTWREQIATRHGVETRTTVIDASGHLVSADIERRRAEGVDVATVRRHGDRYTVRLSTLDGSELDAEVPAPLLPGADLGVAALLAAARLAPDHGPWPVLSLGAGLANALPPVPGTLERDGDELVQRTTDAIVRIAGDVAGEYTVQAPMVQLVHRRAGA, encoded by the coding sequence GTGAACGACGCCACACCGACGACGATCCTCGCGGGAACCGTGCTCTCCATGACCGATCGCGGGGTGCTCCGGGATCAGGCGATCACCGTGGCCGACGGCCGGATCACCCGGGTCGCGCCCCGCGCCGAGCACGAGATCACCGGCCCGGTCGTCGACTGGCGCGACCGCACCATCCTGCCCGGTCTCGCCGACTGCCACGTGCACGTCGAGGACCGGGCGGACATGCTCGGCTACCTGGCGCACGGCGTCACGCTGGTGCGCAACATGCGCGGCAAGCCGTGGCACCTCGACTGGCGCCGGCGCGTCGCCGAGGGCGCCGAGCTCGGGCCGTACGTCGTCACCAGCACCGCCATGGCCGACGGTCGCGGCGCGCCGGGCACGACCGTGTGGCCGGACTCCGCGCAGATCACCGATCGCGCGTCCGCGCACGCGGCGGTGCGGCGCTGGGCCGAGCTCGGGTACCAGCAGGTCAAGGCGTACCAGTGGCTGTCCGCAGAGGCGCTCAAGGGCCTCGGCGAGGCGTGCCGGGACACCGGCCTCCCGCTGGTCGGGCACTGCCCCCAGGCGCTCACCGTCCACCAGGCGATCGACCGCGGCCAGACCGGGTTCGAGCATCTGAACAACTACGAGTACGGCTCGCTGCGCCCAGCCTCGCAGGAGCGTCTCGACGCCTTCTTCGCGCAGGGGTTCAGCTACGGACGCGGCCGGAACCGGTTCTCCCCCGAGGCCGCCCAGGCGGCGTCGGACATCGACGACCACAAGATCGCGGCCCTGGCGCAGCGGATGGCCGCCGAGAACATCACCTCCTGCCCCACGCTGATCGTCCTCGACCGCCTGCTCGGGCACCGCGACTTCACCGACCCGCGGCTGCGCCTCACCGATCCCGTGCTCGCCCGCACGTGGCGACCGGAGAACGACTTCCGCATCATGGCGCTCACGCCCGGCGAACTACAGGGCACCGCCGACCTGTTCCATGAGCGCAGCCGGCGCATCCTCGCCGCGCTCCGCGACGCCGGCGCCCCTGTCCTGGTCGGCACCGACACCCACAACGCGTTCGTCTTCCACGGGTCCTCGCTGGTCGAGGAGCTGGAGCTGATGACCGGCGCCGGGTACACGAGCGCCGAGCTCGTGCGCCTGGCCACCCGGGGCGCGGCCGACTACTTCGGCCTGACCGACCGCGGCCGCGTCGACGCCGGGTTCGTCGCCGACCTGGTGGCCGTGACCGGCGACCCCCTGGCCTCGGTCGCCGCGCTGAAGGACCCGGCCGCCGTCGTCGTGGGCGGGACCGTGCTGGAGCGCCCGCGACTGGACGCCCTGCTCGACGAGGTCGAGACGCTGGTCCACGCCGAGCCGGACCGCGCCCGGCTGCGCCCGGTGCCGTCCGGCGAACGGCTGGTCGGCGAGTACGAGCGGACCAACTTCGGCCGGACCGATGCCGCTACGAGGATCTCCTCGCACTCCGGCGGCGGCGCGACCACCTGGCGCGAGCAGATCGCGACCCGGCACGGCGTCGAGACCCGCACGACGGTCATCGACGCGTCCGGCCACCTGGTGTCGGCCGACATCGAGCGGCGCCGCGCCGAGGGCGTCGACGTCGCGACGGTGCGACGCCACGGTGACCGGTACACCGTCCGCCTGTCCACCCTCGACGGCTCGGAGCTCGACGCCGAGGTGCCCGCGCCCCTGCTGCCCGGCGCCGACCTCGGGGTGGCGGCCCTGCTGGCGGCCGCCCGGCTGGCGCCGGACCACGGCCCGTGGCCGGTGCTGTCGCTGGGCGCCGGCCTGGCCAACGCCCTGCCGCCCGTGCCGGGAACGCTGGAGCGCGACGGCGACGAGCTGGTGCAGCGCACGACCGACGCCATCGTCCGGATCGCCGGCGACGTCGCCGGCGAGTACACGGTGCAGGCGCCCATGGTCCAGCTGGTGCACCGCCGCGCCGGCGCCTGA
- a CDS encoding ABC transporter ATP-binding protein yields MSASPVIEVEDLNVRYGDFHAVKDLSFQVRHGELYALLGTNGAGKTSTLEVAEGHRPASAGTVRVFGHSPRDRGAVRPRMGIMLQESGFSPDLTVRESVGLIGTLSGRRDDVSRVLGVSGLTHKAAAMVSQLSGGEKRRLDFATAVYGGPELVILDEPTTGLDIQSRDALWAAVDRLREDGSTIVLTTHYLEEAQQRADRIGLMHQGTLHREGTVAELTRTLPSLISFALPAGTPPPPIDTTPANGAFHVETFDLQKDLHRLLNWAHDTGVDLRDLQAGPTSLDDVFRAISRD; encoded by the coding sequence ATGTCCGCCAGTCCTGTCATCGAGGTCGAGGACCTCAATGTCCGCTACGGCGACTTCCACGCCGTCAAGGACCTGTCGTTCCAGGTCCGGCACGGGGAGCTCTACGCGCTGCTCGGCACGAACGGCGCCGGCAAGACGTCGACCCTGGAGGTCGCCGAAGGACACCGGCCGGCGTCGGCGGGCACCGTTCGCGTCTTCGGGCACAGCCCGCGCGACCGCGGCGCGGTGCGTCCCCGGATGGGCATCATGCTCCAGGAGAGCGGCTTCTCCCCGGACCTGACGGTCCGGGAGTCGGTGGGCCTGATCGGCACGCTGAGCGGGCGGCGCGACGACGTGAGCCGGGTGCTGGGCGTCTCCGGCCTCACCCACAAGGCCGCCGCGATGGTCTCCCAGCTCTCCGGCGGCGAGAAACGCCGCCTGGACTTCGCGACCGCCGTCTACGGCGGGCCCGAGCTGGTCATCCTGGACGAGCCGACGACCGGCCTGGACATCCAGTCCCGCGATGCCCTCTGGGCCGCCGTGGACCGGCTCCGCGAGGACGGCTCCACCATCGTGCTCACCACCCACTACCTGGAGGAGGCCCAGCAGCGCGCCGACCGCATCGGGCTCATGCACCAGGGCACCCTGCACAGGGAAGGAACGGTCGCGGAGCTGACGCGGACCCTGCCGTCGCTGATCAGCTTCGCTCTCCCGGCCGGCACTCCCCCGCCGCCGATCGACACCACGCCCGCCAACGGCGCCTTCCACGTGGAGACCTTCGACCTGCAGAAGGATCTCCACCGCCTGCTCAACTGGGCCCACGACACCGGCGTGGACCTGCGCGACCTGCAGGCCGGCCCGACCAGCCTCGACGACGTCTTCCGCGCGATCAGCCGCGACTGA
- a CDS encoding dipeptidase, with amino-acid sequence MMTTPHDEALVVDLHNDLILLVDHFDQRGRPEHFAEFWLPELRSGGVNVQVLPVFIEAQYQSEGALRRTLLLIERIHALAARHPEVAICLTGADVAAAVAAGRIAFVIGLEGAHALGQDPELIGTMYRVGARVVSLAHLGRTHLADGSGFDDSSRGGLTPQGFEVLAEMERLGIVFDISHLGVAGVDDVLARATRPLLATHSGCRAITDMHRNLSDEQIKGIAGLGGVIGVAAAIAPFIDPARPTAARVVDHIEHIASVASIDAVGLGPDFIDDYYAEVYGGRMEIMGVDAVEFVAAEVRRPSDLPKLTAEMVARGFSQTDIAKVLGGNAMRVLDEVMGVGTGG; translated from the coding sequence ATGATGACGACACCCCACGACGAGGCCCTGGTCGTCGACCTGCACAACGACCTGATCCTGCTGGTCGACCATTTCGACCAGCGCGGCCGGCCGGAGCACTTCGCCGAGTTCTGGCTGCCCGAGCTGCGGTCGGGGGGTGTGAACGTCCAGGTGCTGCCCGTGTTCATCGAGGCGCAGTACCAGTCCGAGGGCGCGCTGCGGCGGACGCTGCTGCTGATCGAGCGGATCCATGCGCTGGCGGCGCGACACCCGGAGGTGGCGATCTGCCTGACCGGGGCGGACGTCGCCGCGGCCGTGGCCGCCGGCCGCATCGCGTTCGTCATCGGCCTGGAAGGCGCGCACGCCCTCGGCCAGGACCCGGAGCTGATCGGGACGATGTACCGCGTCGGTGCGCGCGTGGTCTCGCTCGCCCACCTGGGCCGTACGCACCTGGCCGACGGCAGCGGGTTCGACGACAGCTCGCGCGGCGGACTGACGCCGCAGGGGTTCGAGGTGCTCGCCGAGATGGAACGGCTCGGGATCGTCTTCGACATCAGCCACCTCGGCGTGGCCGGCGTCGACGACGTGCTGGCCCGGGCGACCCGCCCGCTGCTCGCGACGCACTCGGGCTGCCGGGCCATCACCGACATGCACCGGAACCTCAGCGACGAGCAGATCAAGGGCATCGCCGGCCTCGGCGGCGTCATCGGGGTCGCGGCCGCGATCGCGCCGTTCATCGACCCGGCCCGGCCGACCGCCGCCCGCGTCGTCGACCACATCGAGCACATCGCGTCGGTCGCCTCGATCGACGCGGTGGGGCTGGGGCCGGACTTCATCGACGACTACTACGCGGAGGTCTACGGCGGCCGCATGGAGATCATGGGCGTGGACGCGGTCGAGTTCGTGGCGGCCGAGGTCCGGCGGCCGTCTGACCTGCCGAAGCTCACCGCCGAGATGGTCGCCCGCGGCTTCTCCCAGACCGACATCGCCAAGGTGCTGGGCGGCAACGCCATGCGCGTCCTCGACGAGGTGATGGGCGTCGGTACGGGTGGCTGA
- a CDS encoding aspartate aminotransferase family protein: MSTDTFWTDAQDHLVRYIPAFTPRVIERAAGPYVYDSDGAAILDFTSGQMSAVLGHSHPEIVRAVSDCVGSLDHLFSGMLSRPVVDLAKRLAHTLPPNLTKMLLLSTGAESNEAALKMAKLYTGRYEIVSFDRSWHGMTSGASAATFSAGRRGYGPTMPGNFVLPTPNAYRSPFRRPDGSHDWESELEYGFAMVDTQSNGSLAACLVEPILSSGGVIELPEGYLARLKELCEARGMLLILDEAQTGLGRTGHMYAFERDGVAPDILTLSKTLGAGLPVAAVVTSAEIEQACAERRFLFYTTHASDPLAAVVASTVLDVIQRDGLVERAAKLGQQLTDRLEGLRDVHDVVGDVRGRGLLQGVELVRDRASRAPADTLGAAVTAACLERGLHMNIVQLPGMGGIFRIAPPLTIGEDELHAGIDILDDALTAVVRQNGAG; the protein is encoded by the coding sequence GTGAGCACGGACACTTTCTGGACCGACGCGCAGGATCACCTGGTCCGATACATCCCGGCGTTCACGCCAAGGGTCATCGAGCGCGCGGCCGGACCCTACGTCTACGACAGCGACGGCGCCGCGATCCTCGACTTCACCTCGGGCCAGATGAGCGCGGTGCTGGGCCACTCGCACCCGGAGATCGTGAGGGCGGTCTCGGACTGCGTCGGATCGCTGGACCACCTGTTCAGCGGGATGCTCAGCCGGCCGGTCGTGGACCTGGCCAAGCGGCTGGCGCACACGCTGCCTCCGAACCTCACCAAGATGCTGCTGCTGTCGACGGGAGCCGAGTCGAACGAGGCAGCGCTCAAGATGGCCAAGCTGTACACCGGCCGGTACGAGATCGTCTCGTTCGACCGCTCGTGGCACGGCATGACGTCAGGCGCGTCGGCGGCGACGTTCTCCGCCGGCCGGCGCGGCTACGGTCCCACGATGCCCGGCAATTTCGTGCTGCCGACGCCGAACGCCTACCGCTCGCCCTTCCGCCGCCCGGACGGGTCGCACGACTGGGAGTCCGAGCTGGAGTACGGGTTCGCCATGGTCGACACCCAGTCCAACGGCTCGTTGGCGGCCTGCCTCGTCGAGCCGATCCTGTCCTCCGGCGGCGTCATCGAACTGCCCGAGGGCTATCTCGCCCGGCTCAAGGAGCTGTGTGAGGCACGCGGGATGCTGCTGATCCTCGACGAGGCGCAGACCGGCCTCGGGCGCACCGGCCACATGTACGCGTTCGAGCGCGACGGCGTCGCCCCCGACATCCTGACGCTGTCGAAGACGCTCGGAGCCGGGCTGCCCGTCGCCGCCGTGGTGACGAGCGCCGAGATCGAGCAGGCCTGCGCCGAACGCAGGTTTCTCTTCTACACGACGCACGCCTCCGACCCGCTCGCGGCGGTGGTCGCGTCGACCGTCCTCGACGTGATCCAGCGCGACGGCCTCGTCGAACGCGCCGCGAAGCTGGGCCAGCAGCTCACCGACCGGCTCGAGGGCCTTCGTGACGTCCATGACGTCGTGGGCGACGTCCGGGGCCGGGGCCTGCTCCAGGGCGTCGAGCTGGTCAGGGACCGGGCGAGCAGGGCGCCGGCGGACACGCTCGGCGCGGCCGTCACCGCGGCCTGCCTGGAGCGGGGCCTGCACATGAACATCGTGCAGCTGCCCGGCATGGGCGGCATCTTCCGCATCGCCCCGCCGCTCACCATCGGCGAGGACGAGCTGCACGCCGGCATCGACATCCTCGACGACGCGCTCACGGCCGTCGTCCGGCAGAACGGAGCCGGGTGA
- a CDS encoding alpha/beta fold hydrolase gives MGHITAGHENSTPVELYYEDQGAGQPVVLIHGYPLDGHSWERQTRELLADGYRVITYDRRGFGQSSKAGSGYDYDTFAADLDTVLETLDLRDVILVGFSMGTGELARYVSRYGHERVAKLAFLASLEPFLVARDDNPEGVPQEVFDGIEAQARGDRYAWYEQFFSTFYNLSENLGSRISQEAVSASWNVAIASAPVAAHAVVSAWIEDFRADVEAVRASGKPALILHGTADNILPIDATARRFREALPEAHYIEIEGAPHGLLWTHADEVNAALRAFLAST, from the coding sequence ATGGGACACATCACCGCCGGGCACGAGAACAGCACCCCGGTCGAGCTCTACTACGAGGACCAGGGCGCGGGTCAGCCCGTCGTCCTCATCCACGGATATCCGCTCGACGGTCACAGCTGGGAGCGCCAGACGCGCGAGCTGCTCGCGGATGGCTACCGCGTCATCACCTACGACCGCCGCGGCTTCGGCCAGTCGTCGAAGGCCGGCTCCGGCTACGACTACGACACCTTCGCCGCCGACCTCGACACCGTGCTGGAGACCCTCGACCTCCGCGACGTCATCCTCGTCGGGTTCTCGATGGGCACGGGCGAGCTCGCCCGCTACGTCTCCCGGTACGGCCACGAGCGGGTCGCGAAGCTCGCCTTCCTCGCCTCGCTGGAACCCTTCCTCGTCGCCCGCGACGACAACCCCGAGGGCGTGCCGCAGGAGGTCTTCGACGGCATCGAGGCCCAGGCGAGGGGCGACCGCTACGCCTGGTACGAGCAGTTCTTCTCCACCTTCTACAACCTCAGCGAGAACCTCGGCAGCCGGATCAGCCAGGAGGCGGTCTCCGCAAGCTGGAACGTCGCCATCGCCAGCGCTCCCGTGGCGGCCCACGCCGTCGTCTCCGCGTGGATCGAGGACTTTCGCGCCGACGTCGAGGCCGTCCGCGCCAGCGGCAAGCCGGCGCTGATCCTGCACGGCACCGCCGACAACATCCTCCCCATCGACGCCACCGCCCGCCGCTTTCGCGAGGCCCTGCCCGAAGCGCACTACATCGAGATCGAAGGCGCACCGCACGGGCTGCTCTGGACGCACGCCGACGAGGTCAACGCCGCCTTGCGCGCCTTCCTCGCCTCGACCTGA